The Desulfococcus multivorans DNA window GGTGCCGTCGGTGATCTTCGGGCTCTTCGGCCTGGCCTTTTTTGTGACCTGGCTGAAGATGGGGGTCAGTCTCGCCGCCGGCTGCCTCACCCTGGCCGCGATGAGCCTGCCGGTCATCATCGGGTCAACGGAGGAGGCTCTCAAGTCGGTGCCCGACACCTATCGCGAGGCCTCTCTGGGCCTCGGCGCAACCAAATGGCAGACCATTTGCCGGGTGGTGCTGCCCGCCTCCCTCCCCGGGATCCTCACCGGCGCCATCCTGGGCCTGAGTCGGGCCGCCGGAGAGACCGCACCCATCATGTTCACGGCGGCGGTCTTCTACACCCCCGATCTCCCTGAATCTATTTTTGACGAAATCATGGCCTTGCCTTACCACATCTACGTGCTGGCGACGGCGGGGACCCATATCGAAGAGACACGGCACCTCCAGTACGGCACGGCCTTGGTGCTCATTGCGCTTGTGCTGGGAATGAACATGGTTGCCATCCTCTGGCGGAGCCGGTTGCGTCGAAAACTGAAATAATCCATGCCGCAGGTCCACTGACGGACCAGGGGCGGCCAGAATCCGAAAAGGAACATCACGATGTCTCCCAAGCTCAAGATGACGTCAACAGATCTGAATTTTTATTACGGGGATTTTCAGGCGTTGCACAACGTCAATCTGCAATTTCAGGAATGCCAGGTAACTGCTCTCATCGGTCCGTCAGGGTGCGGCAAAAGCACGTACCTGCGTTGTCTCAACCGGATGAACGATCTCATCCCCATCAGCCGGGTGGAAGGAAAGATCATGCTCGATGACGAGGACATCTACGACCCATCCCTCGACGTGGTCATGCTTCGGCGTCGGGTGGGCATGGTCTTTCAGAAACCCAATCCCTTTCCCAAGAGCATCTTCGAAAACACCGCTTACGGTCTTCGAGTGAACGGCGTGAAGGACAAAGCCTTCATTCAACACCGGGT harbors:
- the pstA gene encoding phosphate ABC transporter permease PstA — encoded protein: MGKNDMDITKDQYVEEKPRVLKSAPKHRKISLIQEAFEIRHRRRKLIERLLFTCFRGAAVLNGLALAVIVFFMLKNGISAVTWEFLTDVPRDAMTRGGILPCIVGTILLGLGAIIIALPVGVASAIYLSEYAKQGPVLRAIRLGINNLAGVPSVIFGLFGLAFFVTWLKMGVSLAAGCLTLAAMSLPVIIGSTEEALKSVPDTYREASLGLGATKWQTICRVVLPASLPGILTGAILGLSRAAGETAPIMFTAAVFYTPDLPESIFDEIMALPYHIYVLATAGTHIEETRHLQYGTALVLIALVLGMNMVAILWRSRLRRKLK